The proteins below come from a single Ornithodoros turicata isolate Travis unplaced genomic scaffold, ASM3712646v1 ctg00000885.1, whole genome shotgun sequence genomic window:
- the LOC135375518 gene encoding uncharacterized protein LOC135375518, whose translation MYLATSRPSMTALCFRLDHGARCRCQLSIWSFAVARICSGLDRISLWLYMMSRFVVVEFPAENRVAIVPDTWLLNSGKLCSWPPKSWSDGKITAAVKTKKPPESGWCIVPSRRLSKCATYKQALRRQERCQYTSHCDSTSNDTDSENAAQRTSATNTSSALPVPPKGKLPAPWTPLQTVNHNAKKSTATAADVDMDVSDNETQQCAETEEMSMPSEPSLTPNQKKRPTAARDFASKPLSTPSHQEKHPSNGVLELSPHESDGRKTPPVTLEALAPLDRHILKCFAEAKQQNREILSTLQDIKQAQLDVFHRLSQLQSQSTADLVEDTFDVDDLRLPLRTMEAFRAAEKQLEDKCARQTLKGYLSAFGGATLEGTTRVIMSRVMTPALQVLFNMKGRKGSKLPFEGTNMCSVVVGAIEGRSSNDRVAIEHAVGRYLAGAKDRDGGRRARLEAPAAATSVPAMPPPLTHCTPPRT comes from the exons ATGTACCTCGCGACCTCGCGACCCTCGATGACAGCCCTTTGCTTCCGCCTGGATCACGGAGCACGTTGCCGTTGTCAGTTGTCGATTTGGAGCTTCGCAGTTGCAAGAATTTGCAG TGGATTGGACCGAATCAGCCTGTGGTTATACATGATGTCAAGATTTGTCGTGGTGGAGTTTCCTGCAGAAAATAGGGTGGCTATTGTCCCTGACACATGGCTTCTGAACTCTGGCAAGCTTTGTTCATGGCCGCCAAAATCCTGGTCTGATGGCAAAATAACTGCTGCTGTGAAGACGAAGAAACCACCTGAAAGCGGATGGTGTATCGTGCCATCACGGCGTTTATCTAAATGCG CTACTTACAAGCAGGCCTTGCGACGCCAAGAGCGATGCCAGTATACGTCCCACTGTGATTCTACCAGTAATGATACTGACTCAGAAAATG CTGCTCAGAGGACTTCCGCCACCAATACATCATCAGCCCTTCCTGTGCCACCAAAGGGGAAGTTACCAGCACCATGGACACCTTTGCAGACAGTGAACCACAATGCCAAGAAAT CCACAGCAACAGCTGCTGACGTCGATATGGATGTGTCAGATAACGAAACTCAGCAATGTGCAGAGACGGAGGAAATGA GCATGCCCTCTGAACCATCCTTGACTCCGAATCAGAAGAAGCGTCCTACTGCTGCACGGGACTTTGCATCCAAACCGCTGTCGACTCCAAGTCACCAAGAAAAACATCCTTCCAATGGTGTTCTTGAACTGAGTCCACATGAAT CTGACGGGAGGAAGACACCGCCAGTAACATTGGAGGCACTTGCCC CTCTCGATCGTCACATCTTGAAATGTTTTGCGGAGGCCAAACAGCAGAACAGAGAAATATTGAGCACTCTGCAGGACATAAAGCAAGCTCAGCTGGATGTTTTCCACCGCCTTTCACAACTCCAGAGCCAAAGTACTGCAGACCTAGTTGAGGATACGTTTGACGTCGATGACCTACGCCTCCCGCTAAGGACAATGGAGGCATTCAGAGCAGCTGAGAAGCAGCTTGAAGACAAATGTGCGCGTCAAACACTG AAAGGGTATCTCAGTGCCTTTGGAGGTGCCACCCTTGAGGGCACAACACGAGTAATCATGTCACGAGTGATGACTCCTGCCCTGCAGGTCCTCTTTAACATGAAGGGAAGGAAAGGCTCAAAACTGCCCTTTGAGGGCACAAACATGTGCTCAGTTGTCGTCG GTGCAATCGAAGGACGTTCCTCCAACGACAGAGTTGCCATTGAGCACGCTGTGGGGCGATACCTTGCGGGAGCCAAGGACCGTGATGGAGGACGCCGGGCCAGGCTGGAAGCTCCAGCAGCTGCAACGAGTGTGCCTGCAATGCCGCCACCGCTCACCCACTGCACTCCACCGCGTACTTAA